One genomic window of Misgurnus anguillicaudatus chromosome 12, ASM2758022v2, whole genome shotgun sequence includes the following:
- the nfil3 gene encoding nuclear factor interleukin-3-regulated protein — protein sequence MQAVKKEPSCSGPYTGEDALVLAVALQGADRDLINHKLSSLPFKTKSTTCRRKREFIPNERKDNLYWERRRKNNEAAKRSREKRRLNDMVLENKLVALGEENASLKAELLSLKLRFGLVSSAAYAREVQKISSSTAALYQDIVPPSAKGNYPRGVEPAHLRSGCISVIKHSPHIALCEGSDSGMLTLESPLMNFSRSPDIIKQEPLETCSYAKDRTSPYELYRNCLSSPFPGSFSQPSPLLQNTRSTSSSPRMSDGDDGAISKSSDGEDEQQVPKGPIPPKADSKSVIVSTLGVPDTSASALPHKLRIKARAIQIKVEAIDPDYESSSKLPSTIDMSANGCFQMSQYATHEYMQSSLSLLSRQVTSVQEWNCQPKEWHKGHQEAPDDFKHWPCPDSPGPVHNRLFVDLKNDFYASSESDNLHLKQGIADLSAEVASLKRLITERQGSVIESTKSTTELNLLLKGF from the coding sequence ATGCAGGCCGTTAAAAAGGAGCCCTCGTGCAGTGGGCCCTACACTGGAGAGGATGCCTTGGTGCTGGCAGTGGCTTTGCAAGGGGCAGACAGGGACCTGATTAATCACAAGCTGTCAAGTCTGCCATTTAAAACCAAGTCTACCACTTGTCGCAGAAAACGTGAGTTCATACCAAATGAGAGAAAAGATAACCTATACTGGGAGAGAAGGCGCAAAAACAATGAAGCAGCTAAGCGCTCACGTGAAAAACGTCGTCTCAATGATATGGTGTTGGAGAATAAGCTTGTGGCCCTTGGGGAAGAGAATGCATCCCTGAAAGCTGAGTTGCTGTCACTTAAACTCAGGTTTGGCTTGGTGAGCTCTGCGGCTTATGCGCGGGAGGTGCAGAAAATTTCAAGTTCTACTGCTGCACTCTACCAGGACATTGTCCCACCCAGTGCCAAGGGAAACTACCCAAGAGGAGTGGAACCAGCCCATCTGCGGAGCGGCTGCATATCGGTCATCAAGCACTCGCCTCACATTGCCTTATGTGAAGGATCTGACTCTGGAATGCTGACCCTTGAAAGCCCACTTATGAATTTTTCCAGATCCCCTGATATCATCAAACAAGAACCCCTGGAAACCTGCAGTTATGCCAAAGACAGGACTAGTCCATATGAACTGTACAGAAACTGCCTTAGTAGTCCTTTCCCTGGAAGCTTTTCCCAGCCATCTCCATTATTGCAAAACACCAGATCGACTAGCAGTTCACCACGAATGTCCGATGGCGACGATGGCGCTATAAGCAAGTCCTCAGATGGAGAGGATGAACAACAGGTCCCAAAAGGTCCAATTCCACCCAAGGCTGACTCAAAGAGTGTAATAGTCTCTACCCTCGGGGTGCCAGATACAAGCGCTTCAGCTCTGCCTCATAAATTGAGGATCAAGGCCCGGGCCATCCAGATTAAAGTGGAGGCTATAGATCCCGATTACGAATCGTCCAGCAAATTACCCTCTACCATTGACATGTCTGCAAATGGATGCTTTCAAATGAGTCAGTATGCTACCCATGAGTATATGCAGTCATCTCTAAGCCTGTTGTCCCGGCAGGTGACTAGTGTTCAGGAATGGAACTGCCAGCCTAAGGAATGGCACAAAGGTCACCAGGAGGCCCCAGATGACTTCAAGCACTGGCCCTGTCCAGACTCACCAGGACCTGTGCATAACAGACTATTTGTTGACCTCAAAAATGACTTCTATGCTAGCTCTGAATCTGATAACTTGCACTTGAAACAAGGCATTGCTGATTTGTCAGCAGAAGTTGCCTCCTTAAAAAGATTGATCACAGAACGGCAGGGGTCTGTTATTGAATCTACAAAAAGCACTACCGAACTGAACTTATTATTGAAAGGTTTCTAA